The following are from one region of the Sorghum bicolor cultivar BTx623 chromosome 2, Sorghum_bicolor_NCBIv3, whole genome shotgun sequence genome:
- the LOC8055886 gene encoding uncharacterized protein LOC8055886 yields MEWRDSFLDLVLIPLSLLLPMAYHAWLWREVRLRPLRTAVGINAAARRVWAIAMMKDNAKNAVTVVQSVRNVIMGSTLMATTAILFCTGVAAVLSSTYTIKKPLSDAVFGAHGEYMMALKYVALMLLFLFAFLCHSLAICFLNQASFLINTSGCHFAAGADDSDSDASSSSLPAAGGLPLPPTRDYIGDVLERGFTLNLVGNRLFYAGVPLLLWIFGPLLAFLSSMVMVPILYSLDVVNLRGHSGCVVVSGKSAEMNGSDCTHVV; encoded by the exons ATGGAGTGGAGGGACAGCTTCTTGGACCTGGTGCTCATCCCGCTCAGCCTGCTCCTCCCCATGGCGTACCACGCCTGGCTGTGGCGCGAGGTCCGCCTCCGCCCGCTGCGCACGGCCGTCGGCATCaacgccgccgcgcgccgcgtCTGGGCCATCGCCATGAtgaag GACAACGCCAAGAACGCGGTGACGGTGGTGCAGTCGGTGCGGAACGTGATCATGGGGTCGACGCTGATGGCGACGACGGCGATCCTCTTCTGCACGGGCGTGGCGGCGGTGCTGAGCAGCACCTACACCATCAAGAAGCCGCTGAGCGACGCCGTGTTCGGCGCGCACGGCGAGTACATGATGGCGCTCAAGTACGTGGCGCTCATGCTGCTCTTCCTCTTCGCCTTCCTCTGCCACTCCCTCGCCATCTGCTTCCTCAACCAGGCCAGCTTCCTCATCAACACCTCCGGCTGCCACttcgccgccggcgccgacgactccgactccgacgcctcctcctcctccctccccgccgccggcggcctccCGCTGCCGCCCACCAGGGACTACATCGGCGACGTCCTGGAGCGCGGCTTCACGCTCAACCTCGTCGGCAACAGGCTCTTCTACGCCGGCGTGCCCCTCCTGCTCTGGATCTTCGGCCCGCTCCTCGCCTTCCTGTCGTCCATGGTCATGGTCCCCATACTCTACAGCCTCGACGTCGTCAATCTCAGGGGCCACAGCGGCTGCGTCGTCGTCAGCGGCAAATCTGCCGAGATGAACGGGAGCGACTGCACGCATGTCGTCTGA
- the LOC8055887 gene encoding uncharacterized protein LOC8055887: MAAARRLDLAERWRGIQEDEDADDGGEPSAAKHRRLIRAKEEWFSHCYTFLINLPKEDHIWCGYADIMSPFLETFHGFFDDEDENSSLRILWRRVSREMGICTQCVCEHHQAQGFFDTEYQSDTVDPLLKLLRLLDEERVTGHLIQINTKIQLKEYDPSCHGAEVVSIMFEVLMYPVLLDDQSLANQFQMFIEKIDETYEVSLSTNQQYPGVYALLFFKSCKARAIGLRLARSMGKLRRAVDLEPLQPLLQKYITFLEAEVLPSTSEHSRPRVQLKRADIWLGFKSLLGFLEAPAFEDGVLEKYPFLNIVLNHVSDDTSDLSCAVSCLKASFEMLGCKLWLRTTLSPSVMRNTLLGHCFHTRNEKSHKEIFDLFLPFLQSLEALQDGEHEKQRRNILYFLLHQVTRSNNFSALMRKTATKIALLIVQRGYTMSPPCPPSECAHMWGPSLISSIEDTSLHDSLRQPALVLIYIIIISDASALIYYKLKYGAVQKVNVSNSVMFADDDDELPFSHDAEEKSQSCWNDFNVLNKLASRECKDWKCVPLLWYLTMVQLEPSKLPIAFSKAVLWGLSHISILEPGLATEWSVPVNAWLSSHAGEVSSTFTWQVPNGADDGGGGKDCINAVKVSQFCTLLLRIFKRLAIHVMTQIEQRGLQKQWTWEPMMGESLILVLVDNNEHVRQVGRAILEHVSQARGLTSGLQFLCSSASSLTAVFLGLRYVVQLVGRRSVLADFHSLHHLFFVICKLLKEVVVQRPQNAQPAKPSEGGFLRQPSSSILASPPEHAVDITNWEKFCTLLSATLWPFISTCLREGKELIGLKQCQISCVRLLELLPLVYERINTNCRTQSCSTMTVFQDPMDISWFIHLVHWGKSSLLVIIRHWKQCMLSLLKELKCSHSGTIQCYIEDLDNIISHDADAVNIKELEERVSNLKLVLSKEAATKTERGRLMFKEPIVSVPSPVQERHSGMESFVDVESTKSSHSPDVQEIILLSDSEDNLLAPDVSSEEVLSSVIENDASTASDMLKEATPLEQITLNDDRHVPLEPQICHPVSNISASSKPVSTDSRDNIAATKGLLGMEKPRLPMNTKNNSTSSKVVKSSVAGASQQLRPKLLSDTEKFKSIFRDISDDEDDPLDHALDNYRRPQILSRKPSILVPKRQVVQLPVPVGRKPGSGSRVTTTRRLQPPKLGSWFRNILEMDYFAVVGLSSSEIVKKPALKEVPVCFDSPAQYVEIFQPLVLEEFKAQLQNAYVETPPDDMMCGSISILSVERVDDFLIVRARPEHSQSIKFRGCSENDLVLLTKDPLKNQGQQVHVLGKVDRRESDKNKALIFVMKFFLSSDNARLNKVKRLLVERSKWFLNRVMSMTPQIREFSALSSLHDIPVLPAILNPVSCAASHHKSGKVYLDRLAHPMRKTLESSYNDSQLQAVSIAIGSTSSKANFDLSLIQGPPGTGKTRTIVAIVSALLSLHAGGPYKSQRNEYVGSTDFTKPRAKISQSTAVTRAWQDAAIAKQLEKDSQKECPRATERFAKGRALVCAQSNAAVDELVSRLSEGLYGVDGKLYKPYIVRVGNAKTVHSNSLPFFIDTLVEQRLSDQLKINNDGKKSSDAESSSSLRSKLEKVVDRIRYYESRRKLIESDKSEDGSPVPDEDEVDEVSDEALGGKLNFLYAQKRLVSAELAAAHAREKKIADENKFLKHKVRKSILGEAEIIVTTLSGCGGDIYGVCSETASSNKYGTFSEHALFDVVVIDEAAQALEPATLIPLQVLKSRGTKCIMVGDPKQLPATVMSGLASKFLYECSMFERLQRAGYPVIMLTKQYRMHPEISRFPSLHFYENKLLDGAEVADKSASFHVHKCLGPYMFFDIADGREHCGRNAATQSLCNEFEADAALEILSFLKNRYPLEFASRKIGVITPYRSQLSLLRSKFTSSFGPEIVSEMEINTVDGFQGREVDILLLSTVRASNSSGDRHHTGEARSIGFVADVRRMNVALTRARISLWIVGNARTLRINSHWDSLVRDAEERNLFVSIKRPYGSMFEKGQPHSRDTHRYHTSHLKQKDNKKAALMSSKRIDGQLQEQPAHAIRNEEKESLSKEQSKGTSSWDQKIPRAQESVMRSSEDKSQKHSGNMRVTKCSMQENMDQDSVIRKQMVGKNLAVHNDKHLELSKGLVKRGDEGSCVTRKTELNIPVEQNLCKETNKASTDQELFQNSKVRTHNKKSTSENSKKDVSPPADPDLQKLIQEAKGARRVSEKPRCDNSNHAILDPAKKNDGAYPPTDPDMKKANKARGARKFSELPRPGNLTQVGLARPSHFDEASSHVPELKKSRSSKLNGQKDLVAERKRQREDVNTLLSSALIPSMKPSSTRHTKKQK, from the exons GAGAGCAGTTGATTTGGAGCCATTGCAACCTTTATTACAGAAGTATATTACCTTTTTGGAAGCGGAAGTTCTTCCATCTACTTCAGAACATTCGAGACCAAGGGTGCAGCTCAAAAGAGCTGACATATGGCTTGGATTTAAATCACT CCTTGGATTTCTTGAGGCTCCAGCTTTTGAAGATGGAGTTCTGGAAAAGTACCCATTCCTGAATATTGTACTTAACCATGTCAGCGATGACACATCTGATTTGTCGTGTGCTGTAAGCTGCCTCAAGGCTTCATTTGAAATGCTTG GTTGCAAGCTTTGGCTGAGAACAACACTATCACCTAGTGTTATGCGGAACACATTATTGGGTCACTGTTTTCATACACGCAATGAGAAAAGTCACAAAGAAATTTTTGATCTTTTCCTCCCATTTCTTCAG TCACTTGAAGCGCTACAAGACGGTGAACATGAAAAGCAAAGGAGGAACATTTTGTAttttcttcttcatcaagtTACCCGGAGTAATAATTTCAGTGCTCTAATGAGAAAAACTGCAACTAAG ATTGCACTTCTTATTGTACAAAGAGGCTACACAATGAGTCCTCCATGCCCACCTTCAGAATGCGCCCATATGTG ggGCCCATCTTTGATCAGTTCGATAGAGGATACATCCTTACATGATTCATTGCGGCAACCTGCACTTGTTCTCATCTATATTATCATAATTTCTGATGCTTCTGCTTTGATTTACTATAAATTGAAGTATGGAGCTGTTCAAAAGGTCAATGTAAGCAATTCTGTCATGTTTGCTGATGACGACGATGAGTTACCTTTCTCGCATGATGCTGAAGAGAAGTCTCAAAGTTGTTGGAACGACTTCAATGTTCTGAACAAGTTGGCAAGTCGGGAATGCAAGGATTGGAAATGCGTGCCTTTGTTGTGGTATCTTACAATGGTTCAGTTGGAACCCTCTAAGCTACCCATAGCATTTTCAAAAGCAGTCCTTTGGGGGTTATCTCATATTTCTATTTTAGAGCCTGGATTAGCTACAGAGTGGTCAGTGCCTGTGAATGCTTGGTTATCATCACATGCTGGAGAAGTTTCCTCAACATTTACATGGCAAGTTCCAAATGGtgctgatgatggtggtggtgggaaGGATTGTATTAATGCTGTCAAGGTGTCACAGTTTTGCACTCTCTTACTGAGAATATTTAAAAG GTTAGCCATTCACGTCATGACACAAATTGAACAACGTGGGCTCCAAAAGCAGTGGACTTGGGAACCAATGATGGGAGAAAGTTTGATATTGGTGCTAGTTGATAATAACGAG CATGTGCGTCAAGTTGGGAGAGCTATCTTGGAACATGTATCCCAAGCACGGGGTTTGACTTCTGGGCTTCAATTTCTGTGCTCGAGTGCATCTTCACTCACTGCTGTTTTTCTGGGTCTAAGATATGTAGTCCAACTG GTGGGAAGAAGATCAGTTTTGGCAGATTTTCATAGTCTTCATCACTTGTTTTTTGTCATATGCAAACTACTTAAGGAGGTTGTCGTTCAAAGGCCTCAAAATGCACAGCCAGCAAAACCTTCAGAAGGGGGTTTCTTGCGACAACCCTCTTCAAGTATCCTAGCTAGTCCACCAGAACATGCTGTGGATATTACTAACTGGGAGAAGTTCTGCACGTTGCTTTCTGCAACTCTCTGGCCTTTTATTTCCACATGCCTAAGAGAAGGAAAGGAGCTAATAGGTCTCAAACAGTGTCAG ATATCTTGTGTTCGTTTGCTTGAGTTGCTTCCTTTGGTCTATGAGAGGATCAACACAAATTGCCGTACCCAATCTTGCAGTACGATGACAGTGTTTCAGGATCCTATGGATATTTCATGGTTTATTCACTTGGTTCACTGGGGAAAATCATCTCTCCTTGTGATTATCAGACATTGGAAACAGTGCATGCTCTCTTTATTGAAAGAACTAAAATGTTCACATAGCGGTACCATTCAATGCTACATTGAAGATCTTGACAATATCATTTCACATG ATGCAGATGCAGTCAATATCAAAGAACTTGAAGAGAGAGTTTCAAATCTTAAACTTGTACTGTCCAAGGAGGCTGCCACAAAAACTGAAAGGGGAAGGTTAATGTTCAAAGAACCAATTGTTAGTGTTCCCTCTCCAGTTCAGGAGAGACATTCTGGCATGGAAAGTTTTGTGGATGTTGAAAGCACAAAGTCCTCCCATTCACCAGATGTTCAGGAAATAATTCTCCTTTCAGACAGTGAGGATAATTTACTGGCACCTGATGTGTCCAGTGAGGAGGTTTTGTCATCAGTTATTGAGAATGATGCATCCACTGCTTCTGATATGTTGAAAGAGGCTACACCTCTTGAACAAATAACACTGAACGATGATAGACACGTACCTTTAGAACCACAGATATGCCATCCTGTTAGTAATATTAGTGCCTCTTCTAAACCTGTGTCAACAGATAGTAGGGACAACATTGCTGCCACAAAAGGGTTACTTGGAATGGAAAAACCGAGGCTGCCAATGAACACAAAAAATAATTCCACTTCATCTAAAGTGGTTAAATCATCTGTTGCTGGCGCTTCTCAACAACTGCGTCCTAAATTGTTGTCAGATACAGAAAAATTTAAATCTATCTTCAGGGATAtatctgatgatgaagatgatccTTTAGACCATGCACTTGATAATTACCGAAGGCCACAGATTCTTTCAAGAAAGCCTAGTATATTAGTTCCTAAGAGACAAGTTGTTCAGCTTCCAGTGCCTGTTGGAAGAAAACCAGGTTCTGGCAGCAGGGTTACAACTACTCGGCGACTTCAACCACCTAAACTGGGTAGCTGGTTTAGAAACATATTGGAAATGGACTACTTCGCTGTTGTTGGGTTATCTTCTTCTGAGATAGTAAAAAAACCCGCTTTAAAAGAAGTTCCGGTATGTTTTGATTCACCAGCTCAATATGTTGAGATTTTCCAGCCATTAGTTCTAGAAGAGTTCAAGGCTCAGTTGCAAAATGCTTATGTTGAGACCCCTCCTGATGACATGATGTGTGGAAGCATATCTATCCTCTCAGTTGAAAGAGTTGATGATTTCCTTATTGTCCGTGCCCGCCCTGAGCATAGCCAGTCAATCAAATTCAGAGGTTGCTCAGAGAATGATTTAGTACTACTCACGAAAGATCCACTGAAGAACCAAGGACAGCAagtccatgtgcttgggaaG GTGGACCGGCGTGAGAGTGACAAAAATAAGGCATTGATTTTTGTGATGAAGTTCTTCCTTTCTAGTGACAATGCACGTCTAAATAAAGTGAAACGACTTCTTGTTGAAAGAAGTAAGTGGTTCTTGAATCGGGTTATGAGCATGACCCCCCAAATTCGTGAATTCAGTGCTCTGTCGTCGTTACATGATATCCCAGTGCTTCCGGCAATCTTGAATCCTGTTTCTTGTGCTGCAAGCCATCATAAATCTGGAAAAGTGTACCTTGATCGACTTGCACACCCTATGAGGAAAACATTAGAGTCATCATACAATGATAGCCAGCTCCAAGCTGTAAGCATTGCCATTGGGTCAACAAGCTCTAAAGCAAATTTTGATCTGTCCCTTATTCAGGGCCCTCCAG GTACAGGTAAAACAAGAACAATCGTAGCAATTGTAAGTGCATTGCTATCTTTACATGCAGGTGGCCCTTACAAGTCACAGAGAAATGAGTACGTGGGTAGTACTGATTTTACCAAGCCAAGAGCAAAGATTAGCCAATCTACTGCAGTAACTAGAGCTTGGCAGGATGCAGCCATtgctaaacaacttgaaaaggATTCTCAGAAAGAATGTCCTCGAGCGACAGAGCGGTTTGCGAAAGGAAGGGCTTTAGTTTGTGCGCAGTCAAAtgctgcagttgatgagcttgtGTCAAGGCTCAGTGAGGGATTGTACGGTGTTGATGGAAAGCTGTATAAGCCTTACATAGTGAGGGTTGGTAATGCAAAGACAGTCCATTCTAATTCATTGCCTTTCTTCATTGACACACTTGTTGAGCAAAGATTATCAGATCAGTTGAAGATTAATAATGATGGCAAAAAATCATCTGATGCTGAATCCTCTAGTTCACTTAGGTCTAAATTGGAGAAGGTCGTGGACAGAATTAGATATTATGAATCAAGGCGAAAACTAATTGAGTCCGATAAAAGTGAAGATGGTTCTCCtgtacctgatgaagatgaggtaGATGAAGTTTCTGATGAAGCACTTGGTGGAAAGCTTAACTTTTTGTATGCACAGAAAAGGCTAGTTTCTGCAGAACTTGCCGCTGCTCATGCTCGTGAAAAGAAAATAGCTGATGAAAACAAGTTTCTAAAGCACAAGGTACGGAAGTCGATTCTTGGAGAGGCAGAAATAATTGTGACTACACTTAGTGGGTGTGGAGGTGACATTTATGGAGTTTGCTCGGAAACTGCTTCATCTAATAAATATGGTACTTTTTCGGAGCATGCTCTGTTTGATGTTGTTGTAATTGATGAAGCTGCACAG GCCCTTGAGCCTGCAACCCTAATTCCCCTTCAGGTTCTGAAATCAAGAGGAACTAAATGTATTATG GTTGGTGATCCAAAGCAACTACCTGCTACTGTGATGTCTGGATTGGCTAGCAAGTTTCTTTATGAGTGCAGCATGTTTGAACGCCTACAAAGAGCTGGTTATCCAGTGATTATGCTCACCAAACAG TATCGCATGCATCCAGAGATTAGCAGATTTCCATCTTTACATTTCTACGAAAATAAACTGCTTGATGGTGCTGAGGTGGCAGATAAATCGGCTTCATTTCATGTTCATAAGTGTCTTGGTCCATACATGTTTTTTGATATTGCTGACGGTCGTGAACATTGTGGAAGAAATGCTGCTACACAGTCACTCTGTAACGAGTTTGAAGCTGACGCAGCTCTTGAAATATTGTCATTTCTGAAGAACAG ATATCCATTGGAGTTTGCCTCTAGGAAAATAGGGGTCATTACTCCGTATAGAAGCCAGCTCTCTTTACTGCGTTCAAAGTTCACTTCCTCTTTTGGGCCTGAGATTGTTTCTGAGATGGAAATAAACACTGTGGATGGATTTCAAGGTCGTGAAGTTGATATCTTGCTGTTGTCAACTGTTAGAGCCTCAAATTCTTCAGGTGATAGGCATCACACTGGTGAAGCACGCAGCATTGGGTTTGTTGCAGATGTTAGACGTATGAATGTGGCACTAACACGTGCCAGGATTTCTCTATGGATTGTTGGAAATGCAAGAACTTTACGGATTAATTCACACTGGGATTCCTTAGTACGTGATGCTGAAGAAAGGAATCTGTTTGTCTCAATTAAACGACCATATGGTTCGATGTTTGAAAAGGGCCAACCTCATTCCagagatactcatagatatcacaCTAGTCATCTTAAGCAGAAGGATAACAAAAAAGCtgctttgatgagctcaaagaGAATTGATGGTCAACTCCAGGAGCAACCAGCGCATGCTATAAGGAATGAAGAAAAAGAAAGTCTATCAAAAGAACAATCAAAAGGGACATCATCATGGGACCAAAAGATTCCTAGAGCTCAAGAGTCCGTTATGAGATCTAGTGAAGACAAGTCACAGAAGCATAGTGGTAATATGAGAGTCACCAAGTGTTCAATGCAAGAAAACATGGATCAGGATTCTGTTATCAGAAAACAAATGGTTGGTAAAAATTTGGCTGTGCATAATGATAAACATCTGGAACTTTCTAAAGGCTTGGTTAAACGAGGTGATGAGGGCTCTTGTGTCACAAGGAAGACAGAATTGAATATACCTGTGGAGCAGAATCTTTGTAAGGAAACTAATAAAGCTTCAACTGACCAAGAGTTGTTTCAGAATTCAAAGGTGAGGACACATAATAAAAAGAGTACCAGCGAAAACAGCAAGAAAGATGTTTCTCCACCAGCAGATCCTGATCTGCAGAAGTTGATACAAGAGGCAAAAGGAGCAAGGAGGGTTTCTGAGAAACCTAGATGTGATAATTCAAATCATGCAATTTTGGATCCAGCGAAAAAGAATGATGGTGCTTATCCACCAACGGACCCTGATATGAAGAAAGCTAATAAGGCCAGAGGAGCTAGGAAGTTTTCTGAGCTACCAAGACCTGGGAATTTAACTCAAGTGGGTCTTGCACGTCCATCTCATTTTGATGAAGCAAGTAGCCATGTGCCAGAACTCAAGAAAAGCCGATCCAGTAAGTTAAATGGTCAAAAAGATTTGGTTGCAGAAAGGAAACGACAGCGTGAGGATGTCAACACTTTGCTTTCTTCAGCTCTTATACCATCAATGAAACCTTCCTCAACTCGTCATACTAAGAAACAGAAATGA